A single Marinitoga aeolica DNA region contains:
- a CDS encoding DUF1667 domain-containing protein, with protein sequence MSSSQNLVKELTCVRCPLGCKVKIEYTEELEVLNVSGNKCPRGREYAIQEISDPHRILVTSVKVKKGKYLLASVKTTDAIPLRLFDEAMKIIEKLEIEAPVKRGDIIIKNFLETGTDLIVTRSVERL encoded by the coding sequence ATGAGCTCATCTCAAAACTTGGTTAAGGAACTAACCTGCGTAAGATGTCCGCTTGGATGTAAGGTAAAAATTGAGTATACAGAAGAATTAGAAGTTTTAAACGTTTCAGGTAACAAATGTCCAAGAGGAAGAGAATATGCTATTCAGGAAATAAGTGATCCGCATAGAATACTCGTTACCAGTGTAAAAGTGAAAAAAGGTAAATATTTATTGGCTTCAGTAAAGACAACAGATGCCATACCTTTAAGATTATTTGATGAAGCCATGAAAATAATAGAAAAATTAGAAATTGAGGCACCTGTAAAAAGAGGCGATATAATAATAAAGAATTTTTTAGAAACAGGAACAGATTTAATTGTTACAAGAAGTGTCGAAAGGTTGTGA